Part of the Halodesulfovibrio aestuarii DSM 17919 = ATCC 29578 genome, GGCATTCTGGAACGGACTAAAGAGCTTTTTCCTGCCGTTCATACGGATGCTCTGCTATACTTCATATGGCTGGAAAAGCAGCACGATCCGCACATCCGCGACATTGCAGCGTTAGTAAACCTTGTGTTGCCTTAACATAAACACAACCTCAAAAAGGATGGAGACTTTTACCTCCATCCTTTTTTATAGGCAAAATAACGTTGCAACATAGTTATCACATTGCGTCACAGACTTGTGCAGCATGCGACACTTTTTCGTAACACAGGTTCATTAGTTTCCTTCCAACGCAACTAAAACTATCTACGTTTTTAATTTTGGAGGAATCAACATGCGTCCTTGGTACTATATTTTTTCTGCTTTCTTAGTTCTTAGTCTTACTGCACCTGCTATGGCTGCTAATTCTATTACAGTTAAGGGCTCCACAACAGTACTCCCTATTATGCAACGAGCTGTTGAAGCTTTCATTGCTGAAACCGGCACCCCTGTCGCTGTTTCCGGCGGCGGTTCTTCAAACGGTATAAAAGCACTTCTCGATAACAGTACTGATATCGCAATGGCATCCCGTAAAATGAAAGGCAAAGAAATCAAACTTGCCAACTCTAAAAACCTCACCCCTGTTGAGCACGTAATCGCACTTGATGCTGTTATTCCGATCGTGCACCCGTCCAACCCGGTAAGCAACCTTACTTCCGGTCAGCTCAAAGCCATTTACGAAGGTAAAATCACCAACTGGAAAGAAGTTGGTGGCGATGACGGTAAGATCATCGTTATTTCCCGCGATACTTCTTCCGGTACCTACGAAACATGGCACAAAATTATTATGAAGAAAGCACGCGTATTCCCGGGTGCACTGCTTCAGGCATCTTCCGGTGCAGTACTGCAGGCTGTTTCTAAAAACAAAAACGCCATCGCTTACGATGGCATCGGCTACATCAACAATACAGTCAAAGCACTTTCTGTAGACGGTATTACAGGCAGTGCTGCCACTGCAAAAGATAAAACCTATCCAGTGGCACGTACCTTACAAATTTACACTTCTTCTGCACCTTCTTCTGCAGCAAGCCAACTCGTTGAATTCATCCTCTCTCCAAAAGGTCAGGATATCGTTGAGCAGGCTGGCTTCATCCGCCGCTAGGCAACCTGCCGAATCTATTTACCTGCCTTTCCTTACCGTAAGGAAAGGCAGGTTTCATGCATCTGCACTATTGGGGACATACTATGCGGATTTCAAGACAACATAAGGAAATGGCAATCCACGGCAGTTTTTTTGCCATTGCCTCGATGAGTATTCTCGTTCTTACTCTCATAATGATTTTTCTCATTATGGAAGGGCTACCAATTTTTCATCAAATATCCTTACCGGATTTCATATTCGGTAAATACTGGTATCCGACAGACGATCCCGCAGACTTCGGGATTCTGCCCATGATCACGGGATCACTTTCCGTAACTGCATTTTCTTCCTGCATTGCCATACCACTTGGACTTATGACTGCAATCTACCTTGCAGAAATAGCAACGCCGCGTATGCGCAGCATCGTCAAACCGCTTGTTGAAATGCTGCAAGCGCTGCCTTCCGTTGTTATCGGCTTCTTCGGTATGGTTGTAGTCGCACCACTGCTTCAAAAATGGTTCGGCATTGCAACAGGACTCAACTTATTTAACGCCTCTATCATGCTGGCATTCATGGCAGTACCTACAATTACTTCTATAGCAGAAGATGCCATCTTCAGTGTGCCGGAAGAACTCAGAGCCGCCTCACTCGCTCTTGGCGCCACAAAATGGCAAACCATTGCCGGCGTAGTTATCCCTGCTTCACTGCCCGGCATCAGTACGGCTGTAATTCTCGGTATGGCACGCTCCATAGGTGAAACTATGGTAGTTCTCATGGTAGCTGGCGGTGCCGCAATGACACCAACATCAATTTTCGACCCTGTGCGCCCTATGCCGGCATCCATTGCAGCAGAAATGGCAGAAGCACCATATCAGAGCGAACATTATTATGCTCTTTTCGCTACAGGCATGGTTCTATTTCTGTTCACCCTGATGTTCAATGTTCTTGCAGCGTATATTGCAGAAAAGAAAAAACAAATCGGCACGGCTTCGCTGTAGCAACAAGGAGAGTACAATGTCTCAGTTGATAGACACTGCAGGAAACCAAATAGTACATCATTCGCCCGCCACTTCCGGAGCATGCTCTATGCGCCAC contains:
- a CDS encoding phosphate ABC transporter substrate-binding protein, which codes for MRPWYYIFSAFLVLSLTAPAMAANSITVKGSTTVLPIMQRAVEAFIAETGTPVAVSGGGSSNGIKALLDNSTDIAMASRKMKGKEIKLANSKNLTPVEHVIALDAVIPIVHPSNPVSNLTSGQLKAIYEGKITNWKEVGGDDGKIIVISRDTSSGTYETWHKIIMKKARVFPGALLQASSGAVLQAVSKNKNAIAYDGIGYINNTVKALSVDGITGSAATAKDKTYPVARTLQIYTSSAPSSAASQLVEFILSPKGQDIVEQAGFIRR
- the pstC gene encoding phosphate ABC transporter permease subunit PstC, with translation MRISRQHKEMAIHGSFFAIASMSILVLTLIMIFLIMEGLPIFHQISLPDFIFGKYWYPTDDPADFGILPMITGSLSVTAFSSCIAIPLGLMTAIYLAEIATPRMRSIVKPLVEMLQALPSVVIGFFGMVVVAPLLQKWFGIATGLNLFNASIMLAFMAVPTITSIAEDAIFSVPEELRAASLALGATKWQTIAGVVIPASLPGISTAVILGMARSIGETMVVLMVAGGAAMTPTSIFDPVRPMPASIAAEMAEAPYQSEHYYALFATGMVLFLFTLMFNVLAAYIAEKKKQIGTASL